The Brachyhypopomus gauderio isolate BG-103 chromosome 7, BGAUD_0.2, whole genome shotgun sequence genome has a window encoding:
- the anapc2 gene encoding anaphase-promoting complex subunit 2 isoform X2, translating into MNDSPILMPKGLSAAWDSVTAALVSPVIPSSIADETISDAIALLCGQGLGQYLEGWLLETLQLRLSSDVAPEFWAGLQQPEGESEERDRARALIEAFRTLLLRLEPFLGGLERLGSWQDEGRSGLAGPGSHNLRERAFSVIRAILLFSPPSVLQQCVLEFYSRTFSVHMSQVGEGAEGEEGPMEGLCLGCGTLPHLCWCQEALEQLQELRQILSRLQQLERVSSDAVTSILHRLIEQRMEQRCRGEYESSFLTDFNDWMEQVLGWLSRVFSSEVGEAGAERKPHHPGGANLQRWRCYMHQFFCRIYVKMRIEELFSIIRDFPDSIPAIEDLKFCLERTNQRQQLLTSLKSAFETRLLHPGVHTSDIITVYISAIKALRELDPSMVILQVACQPIRKYLRTREDTVRQIVGSLTGDAEGCSDLANELSRADPVTLETQDSEDEGSDPEEWTPDPTDALADKTGSKRRSSDIISLLVSIYGSKEIFIDEYKTVLADRLLHQLNYNTAREIRNVELLKLRFGESHMQYCEVMLKDVADSRRINTNIREDEARLSAEEQPPIPLSAMILSSEFWPQLKEEKMELPAVVSKAMEAYTVRFEKLKAMRTLCWKPHLGSVSLDVELEDRTLTNLSVSPIHAAIILHFQDKGTWTLEELSGALGVSQELVRRKLALWQQQGVLQEETSGRYSVLETASSRERPDRSVMLLDSDEEGDSNTTTQSEQREEKLQLFWAYIQAMLTNLESMTLERIHSMLRMFVVTGPGATEMDVNELQAFLQKKVRDHQLIVSTGVYRLPKTSQ; encoded by the exons ATGAACGACAGTCCGATTTTAATGCCTAAGGGGCTGTCCGCTGCCTGGGACTCTGTAACTGCTGCACTG GTATCTCCGGTAATACCTTCTTCAATTGCGGATGAAACTATTTCTGACGCCATTGCCCTGCTGTGTGGGCAAGGACTCGGTCAGTATTTGGAGGGCTGGCTGCTGGAGACCCTGCAGCTTCGCCTGTCCTCTGATGTGGCTCCGGAGTTCTGGGCAGGGCTACAGCAGCCAGAGGGGGAGTCGGAGGAGAGGGACCGGGCACGGGCCCTAATAGAGGCGTTCAGGACCCTGCTGCTACGGCTCGAGCCTTTCCTGG GTGGCCTTGAGCGGTTGGGCTCATGGCAGGATGAGGGTCGCAGCGGGCTGGCTGGGCCCGGGTCCCACAACCTGCGCGAAAGGGCCTTTTCTGTCATCCGGGCCATCCTCCTTTTCTCGCCACCGTCGGTTCTCCAGCAGTGCGTGCTGGAGTTCTACAGCCGCACATTCTCTGTGCACATGAGCCAGGTGGGGGAGGGtgcagagggagaggagggcccAATGGAGGGCCTTTGCTTGGGCTGTGGTACCCTACCCCACCTGTGCTGGTGCCAGGAGGCCCTGGAGCAGCTGCAAGAGCTCAGGCAAATCCT GTCCAGGCTACAGCAGTTGGAGCGGGTGAGCTCTGACGCGGTTACTAGCATCTTGCACAGGCTCATCGAGCAGAGGATGGAGCAGCGTTGCCGTGGAGAATACGAGAGCTCCTTCCTTACCGACTTCAATGAC TGGATGGAGCAGGTGCTTGGCTGGCTGAGCAGGGTGTTCTCCAGCGAGGTGGGAGAGGCTGGTGCTGAGCGGAAGCCCCACCACCCTGGCGGTGCCAACCTCCAACGCTGGCGATGCTACATGCACCAGTTCTTCTGCCGCATCTACGTGAAAATGAGGATCGaggagcttttcagcatcatcCGAG ATTTCCCAGATTCAATTCCTGCCATTGAAGATCTGAAGTTTTGTTTGGAGCGGACCAATCAGAGGCAGCAGTTGCTTACCTCCCTTAAATCCGCTTTTGAGACACGTTTGCTGCACCCAG GAGTTCACACATCAGACATAATCACTGTATACATATCGGCTATTAAAGCTCTACGCGAACTGGACCCCTCCATGGTCATCTTGCAGGTGGCCTGCCAACCCATCCGCAAGTATCTTCG GACCCGTGAGGACACAGTGCGCCAGATTGTGGGGAGTCTGACAGGTGATGCAGAGGGCTGCAGCGATCTGGCCAATGAGCTTTCTAGAGCTGATCCTGTTACTCTGGAAACGCAAGATAGTGAGGATGAGGGGAGTGATCCGGAAGAGTGGACTCCCGACCCCACTGACGCTCTTGCAG aTAAGACTGGCTCTAAGCGCCGTTCCTCAGATATTATTAGTCTCCTTGTGAGCATCTATGGCAGTAAAGAAATCTTCATTGACGAGTACAAGACTGTGCTAGCGGACAGACTCCTTCACCAACTTAACTACAACACAGCTAG GGAGATTCGAAATGTGGAATTACTGAAACTGAGGTTTGGAGAGTCCCACATGCAGTACTGTGAGGTTATGCTAAAG GATGTGGCGGACTCCCGTAGGATCAACACTAATATCCGTGAGGACGAGGCTCGTCTGTCTGCTGAAGAACAGCCTCCCATTCCTCTGTCAGCCATGATCCTGTCTTCAGAGTTCTGGCCTCAGCTCAaagaggagaagatggagttGCCGGCTGTAGTCTCCAAAGCCATGGAGGCCTACACAGTCCGCTTTGAAAAGCTCAAG GCCATGAGGACTCTGTGCTGGAAACCTCACCTCGGGTCAGTGAGTCTGGATGTGGAGCTGGAAGACCGCACCCTGACCAACCTCTCTGTGTCACCCATCCATGCTGCTATCATCCTGCACTTTCAGGACAAGG GCACGTGGACCCTGGAAGAGCTGAGTGGTGCTTTGGGGGTGTCGCAGGAGCTGGTGCGCAGGAAACTGGCCCTGTGGCAACAACAGGGCGTGCTGCAGGAGGAGACAAGCGGCCGCTACAGCGTGCTTGAGACAGCCTCGTCCCGGGAACGGCCAGACCGCAGTGTCATGCTGCTGGACAGTGACGAGGAGGGAGACTCCAACACTACCACCCAGTCcgagcagagggaggagaagcTGCAG TTGTTCTGGGCGTACATTCAGGCCATGCTGACCAACCTGGAGAGCATGACTCTGGAGAGGATCCACTCCATGCTGCGCATGTTTGTGGTCACAGGGCCCGGTGCCACAGAGATGGACGTCAATGAGCTCCAGGCCTTCCTGCAGAAGAAGGTCCGGGACCACCAGCTGATTGTCTCGACTGGAGTCTACAGACTGCCCAAGACCAGTCAGTAG
- the ssna1 gene encoding microtubule nucleation factor SSNA1, translated as MTQQGAALQTYNNELVKCIEELCFKRDELSKQIKQEEEEKARLQHDIRILTEKLSRVNESLARRLTACAEFDRTIAETEAAYMKILESSQTLLNVLKKETGNLTKATEPRSSKDH; from the exons ATGACCCAACAAGGAGCCGCACTACAAACCTACAACAACGAACTGGTGAAGT GTATAGAGGAGCTTTGCTTCAAGAGGGATGAGCTCAGTAAGCAGATaaagcaggaggaagaggagaaggctCGTCTTCAGCACGACATCCGCATACTGACGGAGAAGCTAAGCCGTGTGAACGAGAGCTTGGCCCGCCGCCTCACCGCCTGCGCAGAGTTCGACCGCACTATTGCGGAGACCGAGGCTGCCTATATGAAG ATTCTGGAAAGTTCTCAGACACTGTTGAATGTTCTGAAGAAAGAAACAGGGAACCTTACTAAAGCCACTGAACCTAGGAGTAGCAAAGATCATTGA
- the anapc2 gene encoding anaphase-promoting complex subunit 2 isoform X1, whose translation MNDSPILMPKGLSAAWDSVTAALVSPVIPSSIADETISDAIALLCGQGLGQYLEGWLLETLQLRLSSDVAPEFWAGLQQPEGESEERDRARALIEAFRTLLLRLEPFLGGLERLGSWQDEGRSGLAGPGSHNLRERAFSVIRAILLFSPPSVLQQCVLEFYSRTFSVHMSQVGEGAEGEEGPMEGLCLGCGTLPHLCWCQEALEQLQELRQILSRLQQLERVSSDAVTSILHRLIEQRMEQRCRGEYESSFLTDFNDWMEQVLGWLSRVFSSEVGEAGAERKPHHPGGANLQRWRCYMHQFFCRIYVKMRIEELFSIIRDFPDSIPAIEDLKFCLERTNQRQQLLTSLKSAFETRLLHPGVHTSDIITVYISAIKALRELDPSMVILQVACQPIRKYLRTREDTVRQIVGSLTGDAEGCSDLANELSRADPVTLETQDSEDEGSDPEEWTPDPTDALADKTGSKRRSSDIISLLVSIYGSKEIFIDEYKTVLADRLLHQLNYNTAREIRNVELLKLRFGESHMQYCEVMLKDVADSRRINTNIREDEARLSAEEQPPIPLSAMILSSEFWPQLKEEKMELPAVVSKAMEAYTVRFEKLKAMRTLCWKPHLGSVSLDVELEDRTLTNLSVSPIHAAIILHFQDKGTWTLEELSGALGVSQELVRRKLALWQQQGVLQEETSGRYSVLETASSRERPDRSVMLLDSDEEGDSNTTTQSEQREEKLQLFWAYIQAMLTNLESMTLERIHSMLRMFVVTGPGATEMDVNELQAFLQKKVRDHQLIVSTGVYRLPKTSAEQMRIISLWP comes from the exons ATGAACGACAGTCCGATTTTAATGCCTAAGGGGCTGTCCGCTGCCTGGGACTCTGTAACTGCTGCACTG GTATCTCCGGTAATACCTTCTTCAATTGCGGATGAAACTATTTCTGACGCCATTGCCCTGCTGTGTGGGCAAGGACTCGGTCAGTATTTGGAGGGCTGGCTGCTGGAGACCCTGCAGCTTCGCCTGTCCTCTGATGTGGCTCCGGAGTTCTGGGCAGGGCTACAGCAGCCAGAGGGGGAGTCGGAGGAGAGGGACCGGGCACGGGCCCTAATAGAGGCGTTCAGGACCCTGCTGCTACGGCTCGAGCCTTTCCTGG GTGGCCTTGAGCGGTTGGGCTCATGGCAGGATGAGGGTCGCAGCGGGCTGGCTGGGCCCGGGTCCCACAACCTGCGCGAAAGGGCCTTTTCTGTCATCCGGGCCATCCTCCTTTTCTCGCCACCGTCGGTTCTCCAGCAGTGCGTGCTGGAGTTCTACAGCCGCACATTCTCTGTGCACATGAGCCAGGTGGGGGAGGGtgcagagggagaggagggcccAATGGAGGGCCTTTGCTTGGGCTGTGGTACCCTACCCCACCTGTGCTGGTGCCAGGAGGCCCTGGAGCAGCTGCAAGAGCTCAGGCAAATCCT GTCCAGGCTACAGCAGTTGGAGCGGGTGAGCTCTGACGCGGTTACTAGCATCTTGCACAGGCTCATCGAGCAGAGGATGGAGCAGCGTTGCCGTGGAGAATACGAGAGCTCCTTCCTTACCGACTTCAATGAC TGGATGGAGCAGGTGCTTGGCTGGCTGAGCAGGGTGTTCTCCAGCGAGGTGGGAGAGGCTGGTGCTGAGCGGAAGCCCCACCACCCTGGCGGTGCCAACCTCCAACGCTGGCGATGCTACATGCACCAGTTCTTCTGCCGCATCTACGTGAAAATGAGGATCGaggagcttttcagcatcatcCGAG ATTTCCCAGATTCAATTCCTGCCATTGAAGATCTGAAGTTTTGTTTGGAGCGGACCAATCAGAGGCAGCAGTTGCTTACCTCCCTTAAATCCGCTTTTGAGACACGTTTGCTGCACCCAG GAGTTCACACATCAGACATAATCACTGTATACATATCGGCTATTAAAGCTCTACGCGAACTGGACCCCTCCATGGTCATCTTGCAGGTGGCCTGCCAACCCATCCGCAAGTATCTTCG GACCCGTGAGGACACAGTGCGCCAGATTGTGGGGAGTCTGACAGGTGATGCAGAGGGCTGCAGCGATCTGGCCAATGAGCTTTCTAGAGCTGATCCTGTTACTCTGGAAACGCAAGATAGTGAGGATGAGGGGAGTGATCCGGAAGAGTGGACTCCCGACCCCACTGACGCTCTTGCAG aTAAGACTGGCTCTAAGCGCCGTTCCTCAGATATTATTAGTCTCCTTGTGAGCATCTATGGCAGTAAAGAAATCTTCATTGACGAGTACAAGACTGTGCTAGCGGACAGACTCCTTCACCAACTTAACTACAACACAGCTAG GGAGATTCGAAATGTGGAATTACTGAAACTGAGGTTTGGAGAGTCCCACATGCAGTACTGTGAGGTTATGCTAAAG GATGTGGCGGACTCCCGTAGGATCAACACTAATATCCGTGAGGACGAGGCTCGTCTGTCTGCTGAAGAACAGCCTCCCATTCCTCTGTCAGCCATGATCCTGTCTTCAGAGTTCTGGCCTCAGCTCAaagaggagaagatggagttGCCGGCTGTAGTCTCCAAAGCCATGGAGGCCTACACAGTCCGCTTTGAAAAGCTCAAG GCCATGAGGACTCTGTGCTGGAAACCTCACCTCGGGTCAGTGAGTCTGGATGTGGAGCTGGAAGACCGCACCCTGACCAACCTCTCTGTGTCACCCATCCATGCTGCTATCATCCTGCACTTTCAGGACAAGG GCACGTGGACCCTGGAAGAGCTGAGTGGTGCTTTGGGGGTGTCGCAGGAGCTGGTGCGCAGGAAACTGGCCCTGTGGCAACAACAGGGCGTGCTGCAGGAGGAGACAAGCGGCCGCTACAGCGTGCTTGAGACAGCCTCGTCCCGGGAACGGCCAGACCGCAGTGTCATGCTGCTGGACAGTGACGAGGAGGGAGACTCCAACACTACCACCCAGTCcgagcagagggaggagaagcTGCAG TTGTTCTGGGCGTACATTCAGGCCATGCTGACCAACCTGGAGAGCATGACTCTGGAGAGGATCCACTCCATGCTGCGCATGTTTGTGGTCACAGGGCCCGGTGCCACAGAGATGGACGTCAATGAGCTCCAGGCCTTCCTGCAGAAGAAGGTCCGGGACCACCAGCTGATTGTCTCGACTGGAGTCTACAGACTGCCCAAGACCA GTGCAGAACAAATGCGGATAATATCACTGTGGCCGTGA